The Mercurialis annua linkage group LG2, ddMerAnnu1.2, whole genome shotgun sequence genome contains a region encoding:
- the LOC126668589 gene encoding uncharacterized protein LOC126668589 has protein sequence MCKNDIDYFMKKIDKIDKKLRPYLNDVGYSKWTRAHCGNNRHATMTTNIVESLNSKIQAAKDLPITTLLEYLRSTFTSLSKRGEDILNANYIQSLRLVVSNSTDYLKSVLDQTTTFIVDLKDRTCTCRRFQLDGIPCPHAMAILREINQEPYKFCSSYYKKETLLKTYEETVYPIEDQKMWTIPEEVAEMIVAILIGRTKSGRPKKSRYKSKSEISNHNKCSRCKLYGHNRKTCRSMPKAN, from the exons ATGTGCAAGAATGATATCGACTATTTCATGAAGAAGATAGACAAAATAGATAAGAAATTGAGGCCTTATCTAAACGATGTTGGTTACAGCAAATGGACAAGAGCTCATTGCGGTAATAACAGGCACGCAACCATGACGACCAATATTGTTGAATCTCTCAATTCAAAAATACAAGCTGCCAAGGATCTTCCAATAACAACATTGCTAGAGTACCTACG GTCAACATTCACATCACTATCAAAAAGAGGAGAAGATATACTGAATGCTAACTACATCCAGTCTCTAAGATTAGTG GTTTCAAATTCAACAGATTACTTAAAATCAGTGCTTGATCAAACAACAACTTTCATTGTCGACCTCAAAGATAGAACGTGCACGTGTAGAAGATTCCAGTTGGATGGAATACCATGCCCTCATGCAATGGCAATACTAAGGGAAATAAACCAAGAACCTTATAAGTTTTGTTCGAGTTATTATAAGAAAGAAACATTGTTGAAGACTTATGAGGAAACAGTATATCCAATAGAAGATCAAAAAATGTGGACTATACCAGAAGAAGTGGCAGAAATGATTGTAGCAATACTAATTGGAAGAACAAAATCTGGAAGGCCTAAGAAGAGTAGGTATAAATCTAAAAGTGAGATTTCAAATCATAACAAATGCAGCAGATGTAAACTGTATGGTCACAATAGGAAGACATGCAGAAGTATGCCAAAGGCAAATTAG
- the LOC126666949 gene encoding non-specific lipid-transfer protein 1-like, protein MASNKVESVLVLLAVISSMLVITPNVYAEISCAEITVLLVPCIPYGILGGDVPESCCSGIKDSFALVKTNEDLMLKCQCVEDVAALIPGLNYTKVNELPAKCDTTSPYIVSPDTDCSKVHL, encoded by the exons ATGGCTTCTAATAAGGTAGAGTCAGTGTTGGTGTTGCTAGCAGTAATATCATCTATGCTAGTGATTACTCCAAATGTATATGCAGAAATATCATGTGCAGAAATCACAGTTCTGCTGGTTCCATGCATTCCTTACGGAATTTTAGGCGGCGATGTGCCGGAGTCGTGCTGCTCGGGCATTAAAGATTCGTTCGCACTCGTTAAGACCAACGAAGACTTGATGCTGAAATGCCAGTGTGTTGAGGATGTTGCTGCTCTAATCCCTGGACTTAATTACACAAAGGTTAATGAACTTCCAGCTAAATGTGATACTACTTCTCCATATATTGTCAGCCCTGATACTGACTGCTCCAA GGTGCATCTTTGA